Within Kutzneria chonburiensis, the genomic segment GGCACCGAGGCGTTGAGCAGGCCGATCCGCACCGCCCGGTCGGCGTCGAAGGTCTCGCCGGTGAGGAACAGCTCGTGGGCCGCGCGGGGCAGCAGCCGCGGCAGCACCGTCACGGAGATCACCGCCGGCACCACGCCGATGCGTACCTCGGAGAAGGCGAACGTGGCCGTGTCCGCGGCCACCGCGATGTCACAGGCCGCGACGATGCCGACGCCGCCGGCCCGGGCCGGGCCGGCCAGCTTGGCCACCACCGGCTTGGGGCTGGTCCACAGCTGCTCCAGGATCGCCGGGAACTCGTTGACGCCCTGCTGCTCCGAGCCGGCGCCGCCGGCCTCCTTCAGGTCCATGCCGGCGCAGAACACGGTTCCCGTGTGCGCCAGCACCACCACCCGCACCTCGTCGTCCGCGATCGCGGACGACAGGTGGTCGCGCAGCTCCCGCCGCAACTGCGCGGACAGCGCGTTGCGGTTGTGCGGGGAGTCAAGGGTGATCGTCGCGATGCCTCGTCGCACCGCGTAGTGCACCAGCTCGTCAGCCATGACCCGCACTCTAAACGCAGCGCCGGGCGCCCGGCTCG encodes:
- a CDS encoding enoyl-CoA hydratase family protein, producing the protein MADELVHYAVRRGIATITLDSPHNRNALSAQLRRELRDHLSSAIADDEVRVVVLAHTGTVFCAGMDLKEAGGAGSEQQGVNEFPAILEQLWTSPKPVVAKLAGPARAGGVGIVAACDIAVAADTATFAFSEVRIGVVPAVISVTVLPRLLPRAAHELFLTGETFDADRAVRIGLLNASVPADGLDAEVDRYTGMLALGAPNALAATKEMLREPRTGDMGQDFTDMLELSAKHFAGEEGQEGIAAFVQKRKPSWVPAQES